Proteins encoded together in one Verrucomicrobiia bacterium window:
- the galE gene encoding UDP-glucose 4-epimerase GalE, producing the protein MNALVTGGAGYIGSVCVEELLRAGHQVTVFDNFSEGHRSAVPSGARLIEGCLNDAAAVERAVRESGAEAVLHFAALALIAESMRDPGKYFRNNVGGGMNLLEACARAGVRKFVFSSTCATYGIPERVPIDESFPQRPINPYGASKRMFEEILDWHARVHGLEVVVFRYFNAAGASERLGEHHRVETHLIPNVLRVALGQAPEVGVFGTDYPTPDGTCVRDYIHIVDLADAHIRALEPGRRGAYNLGIGGGHSVREVIQACERVSGKPIAVRAHPRRDGDPPSLVASADKARRELGWEPRFTRLEDIVATAWEWHRRHPDGYPD; encoded by the coding sequence GTGAATGCGCTGGTCACCGGCGGGGCCGGGTACATCGGGTCGGTCTGTGTGGAGGAACTGCTGCGGGCGGGACATCAGGTCACGGTGTTCGATAATTTCAGCGAAGGACATCGCTCGGCGGTGCCATCCGGCGCGCGGTTGATCGAAGGTTGCCTGAACGATGCGGCGGCGGTGGAGCGGGCGGTCCGGGAAAGCGGGGCGGAGGCGGTGCTGCATTTCGCGGCACTGGCCCTGATTGCGGAGTCGATGCGGGATCCTGGGAAGTACTTCCGGAACAACGTGGGCGGCGGGATGAACCTGCTCGAAGCCTGCGCCAGGGCCGGCGTGCGGAAGTTCGTGTTCAGTTCCACCTGCGCGACCTACGGGATCCCGGAACGGGTGCCGATCGACGAATCGTTTCCCCAGCGACCCATCAACCCGTACGGAGCCTCGAAGCGGATGTTCGAGGAGATCCTCGACTGGCACGCCCGCGTCCACGGACTTGAAGTGGTCGTCTTCCGGTACTTCAACGCCGCCGGTGCCAGCGAGCGGCTGGGCGAGCATCACCGCGTCGAAACCCACCTGATCCCCAACGTCCTCCGCGTCGCCCTGGGCCAGGCACCGGAGGTGGGGGTCTTCGGCACCGACTACCCCACGCCCGACGGCACCTGCGTCCGGGATTACATCCACATCGTGGATCTCGCCGACGCCCATATCCGGGCCCTCGAGCCGGGACGCCGCGGAGCCTACAACCTCGGGATCGGCGGCGGGCATTCCGTGCGGGAGGTCATCCAGGCCTGTGAACGGGTCTCCGGCAAACCCATCGCCGTGCGGGCCCATCCCCGGCGGGACGGCGACCCGCCCAGCCTGGTGGCGTCGGCCGACAAGGCGCGTCGTGAACTGGGATGGGAACCGCGCTTCACCCGGCTCGAGGACATCGTCGCCACCGCCTGGGAATGGCATCGACGCCATCCGGACGGCT